In one Paenibacillus sp. JQZ6Y-1 genomic region, the following are encoded:
- a CDS encoding glycoside hydrolase family 32 protein, producing MSTLHSIQNAAQALQLAGKSINPQYRPGYHIAAPANWINDPNGMVQFNGEYHVFYQHHPYDENWGPMHWGHVKSKDLVHWEHCPIALAPGDECDVDGCFSGSAVDNNGELTLIYTGHHYTDRAKDLFTQNQNIAVSRDGIHFDKYGVNPVIAEPPTDSAHHFRDPKVWRHEDTWYMVLGNATQDGHGRVIRYHSPDLRNWTYDGVLAASDGTLGFMWECPDFFELDGRHVLLFSPQGMEREEDRYLNLFQTGYLIGDYDYDTNEFQHGEFREMDHGHDFYAVQTLLDDNGRRIAIGWMDMWESDMPTKQHGWAGALTLPRVLHLNEAGQLLMNPVQEMELLRRESFALDQTVAVDKASTTDEGFTVEQSCKVEMKESLLEMIAVFDLNTSSAEQVGLILHSDAGDQTVISYDIAGGKLTLDASQAGKPQDGVRTAPLQHNGQLTLRIFVDRSSIEVFANDGLATLTSRIYPQGSTSSLELTTVGGNAVVKQWTCWSLNDVWNEQQSNE from the coding sequence ATGTCTACACTTCATTCCATTCAAAACGCTGCTCAAGCACTTCAGCTTGCCGGAAAGAGCATCAATCCGCAGTATCGTCCCGGTTATCATATTGCCGCCCCTGCCAATTGGATCAATGATCCAAACGGAATGGTGCAGTTTAACGGCGAATATCATGTGTTTTACCAGCATCATCCGTATGATGAGAACTGGGGACCGATGCACTGGGGGCATGTGAAAAGTAAAGACCTTGTGCATTGGGAGCATTGTCCGATTGCGCTGGCACCGGGCGACGAGTGTGATGTGGACGGCTGCTTTTCCGGCAGTGCGGTGGATAATAACGGGGAACTGACGTTAATTTACACGGGTCATCATTATACGGACCGCGCCAAAGACCTGTTCACGCAAAATCAGAATATTGCGGTCAGCCGAGATGGTATCCATTTTGACAAATACGGCGTCAATCCGGTCATTGCCGAGCCACCGACGGACAGCGCGCATCATTTCCGTGATCCGAAGGTATGGAGACATGAGGATACATGGTATATGGTGCTGGGCAATGCGACGCAGGATGGTCATGGGCGCGTAATTCGGTATCATTCACCGGATTTGCGCAATTGGACGTATGATGGCGTGCTTGCAGCAAGTGACGGTACGCTTGGCTTTATGTGGGAATGCCCGGACTTTTTCGAGCTGGACGGTCGGCATGTGCTGCTATTCTCTCCGCAAGGTATGGAGCGTGAGGAGGATCGCTATCTGAATTTGTTCCAGACGGGCTATCTGATCGGCGATTATGATTATGATACTAACGAGTTCCAACATGGGGAATTCCGTGAGATGGATCATGGGCATGACTTTTATGCCGTGCAGACACTGCTGGATGATAACGGTCGCCGTATTGCCATCGGCTGGATGGATATGTGGGAATCGGATATGCCAACCAAGCAGCATGGCTGGGCAGGCGCGCTTACGTTGCCGCGTGTACTCCATTTGAATGAAGCTGGGCAATTGCTGATGAATCCAGTGCAAGAAATGGAATTACTGCGTCGGGAGTCATTTGCACTAGATCAGACTGTTGCAGTGGATAAGGCTTCTACAACAGATGAAGGCTTTACAGTGGAACAAAGCTGTAAGGTAGAAATGAAGGAATCTCTGTTGGAAATGATCGCTGTCTTTGATCTGAATACCAGTAGTGCCGAACAGGTTGGATTGATTCTGCATAGTGATGCGGGTGATCAAACGGTTATCTCTTATGATATTGCGGGCGGCAAGCTGACACTAGATGCTTCTCAAGCCGGTAAACCGCAAGATGGTGTGCGGACAGCACCTTTGCAGCATAACGGACAACTGACGCTGCGTATCTTCGTGGATCGTTCGTCGATTGAAGTATTTGCTAATGATGGACTGGCAACTTTAACAAGCCGTATTTATCCGCAAGGATCGACATCGAGTCTGGAACTGACTACTGTTGGCGGCAATGCAGTCGTGAAGCAATGGACATGCTGGTCGCTTAACGATGTGTGGAATGAGCAGCAATCTAACGAATAA
- a CDS encoding tetratricopeptide repeat protein, which yields MSNYTNEPDLSGIRSERIERLLQWDRYDEALREAGEWLREQPEEPEPYNALATIYMNMEQYDKALECTAQALRIEPDHEDAWVLRAFVYYDTQEWALMQQATDEALRINPYRVHLYYLLSNMYNRQGKFQQALEQIKEGLRLQPQTGLYLALYSYVLANLNQMDASQEAAIHALQYDVEHAQTFMYLGWAAERRGDAKTAKQMMEQAIRLEPNNEQIRTEYMEALQKNYWFYRIFTLPLFLRKLKRWQLILLWMSAWIVFRPLLIVLIILYLFSHVLSKLFVHLQVYGWHRAPKKKKQSRSKKKK from the coding sequence ATGAGCAATTATACCAATGAGCCAGATCTGTCTGGTATCCGGTCGGAGCGAATTGAGCGTCTATTGCAATGGGACCGCTATGATGAAGCATTGCGTGAAGCGGGAGAATGGCTACGCGAGCAGCCAGAAGAACCAGAACCGTACAATGCGCTGGCAACCATTTACATGAATATGGAACAATACGACAAAGCTCTGGAATGCACGGCTCAGGCACTGCGTATCGAGCCTGATCATGAGGACGCATGGGTGCTGCGTGCTTTTGTTTATTATGATACGCAGGAATGGGCATTGATGCAGCAGGCAACCGATGAGGCGCTGCGCATCAATCCGTACCGCGTCCATCTGTATTATTTGCTAAGTAATATGTACAACCGTCAAGGCAAATTCCAGCAAGCGCTGGAGCAGATTAAAGAAGGTCTACGTTTGCAGCCGCAGACTGGACTATATTTGGCGCTCTACAGCTATGTGCTGGCGAATCTGAATCAAATGGATGCTTCACAAGAAGCGGCGATCCATGCACTGCAGTACGATGTAGAGCATGCACAGACGTTTATGTATCTGGGCTGGGCAGCAGAACGGCGTGGTGATGCCAAAACCGCCAAACAGATGATGGAGCAGGCGATCCGGCTAGAGCCGAACAATGAGCAGATTCGTACGGAATACATGGAGGCGCTGCAAAAGAATTACTGGTTTTACCGCATCTTCACGTTGCCTCTATTTTTACGCAAATTAAAGCGCTGGCAGTTGATCCTACTATGGATGAGCGCATGGATTGTATTCCGCCCATTACTCATTGTGCTGATCATTCTGTATCTATTTAGTCATGTACTGAGTAAACTCTTTGTTCATTTGCAAGTATATGGCTGGCATCGCGCGCCGAAAAAGAAGAAACAATCCCGTTCTAAAAAGAAAAAATAG
- a CDS encoding MFS transporter, which produces MPVSKSLYWKLSLYFFFFFVCWSSSYSLFSIWLGQEMKLTGAQTGLIFSVNAIFALCAQPLYGFISDKIGLRRNILLFISLLLVFTGPFFVFVYGPLLQVNVWLGAIVGGLFLSVGFLAGVGAIETYVEKVSRKYGFEYGRSRMWGSLGWAAATFFAGQLFNLNPNINFWISSISAVILVGIILSVRIHVTETELEKAASVTLKDIGHLFTMRPFWYFMLYVIGVACVYGVYDQQFPIYYSSLFPSHEIGNQVYGYLNSFQVFLEAGMMFMAPFIVNKLGAKKSLILAGLLMALRIIGSGLVFEPIGISAVKLIHALELPIMLIATFKYLAAHFDTRLSSILYLVGFQFASQVGQAVLSPIAGSLYDDIGFRYTYLVMGALVLLFTLISIFTLFNDKTKTPQLNGQLEPQQQLT; this is translated from the coding sequence ATGCCTGTATCAAAAAGCCTGTACTGGAAGCTAAGCCTTTACTTTTTCTTCTTTTTCGTTTGTTGGTCGTCCAGCTATTCTCTGTTCTCCATCTGGCTCGGTCAGGAGATGAAGCTGACGGGGGCGCAAACGGGTCTGATCTTCTCTGTAAACGCTATCTTCGCGCTATGCGCCCAACCACTCTACGGCTTTATTTCCGATAAAATCGGTCTTCGTCGTAATATCTTGCTGTTTATTAGCTTATTGCTGGTGTTCACAGGACCATTTTTCGTTTTTGTCTACGGTCCATTATTACAGGTGAATGTATGGCTGGGCGCGATTGTCGGCGGATTGTTTCTGAGCGTTGGGTTTCTGGCTGGGGTTGGCGCCATCGAAACATATGTGGAAAAGGTCAGCCGCAAGTACGGTTTTGAATACGGTCGCTCGCGGATGTGGGGTTCACTCGGTTGGGCAGCAGCGACGTTCTTTGCAGGACAGCTGTTCAATCTGAATCCCAATATCAACTTCTGGATTTCATCCATTTCGGCGGTTATTCTAGTTGGCATCATCCTATCGGTACGCATCCATGTCACGGAAACAGAATTGGAAAAGGCAGCTTCGGTTACGCTCAAGGATATTGGACATTTGTTCACGATGCGTCCGTTCTGGTACTTTATGCTGTACGTGATCGGTGTTGCCTGTGTGTACGGAGTATATGATCAACAATTTCCAATCTACTATTCATCGTTATTCCCTTCTCATGAGATTGGTAATCAGGTATATGGTTATTTGAACTCGTTTCAGGTATTTCTGGAAGCAGGCATGATGTTCATGGCTCCTTTTATCGTGAACAAGCTGGGGGCGAAGAAATCGCTGATTCTCGCTGGGTTGCTGATGGCGCTGCGCATTATCGGCTCTGGTCTAGTATTTGAGCCGATTGGTATCTCGGCAGTGAAGCTCATTCACGCGCTGGAATTGCCGATTATGCTGATTGCTACTTTCAAATATCTGGCGGCGCATTTTGATACTCGTCTCTCTTCCATTCTGTATCTGGTTGGCTTCCAATTCGCTTCCCAAGTCGGTCAGGCAGTGCTGTCACCGATTGCCGGATCGTTGTATGACGATATTGGCTTCCGCTATACCTATCTGGTGATGGGTGCGCTGGTGCTGCTGTTCACACTGATCTCCATCTTCACCCTATTTAACGATAAAACTAAGACGCCCCAGCTGAACGGGCAGTTAGAGCCACAGCAGCAGTTAACATAA
- a CDS encoding cysteine desulfurase family protein, translating into MTPIYLDHAASTPVHPEVAQHMLNVMTGTHGNASSVHSFGRAAKQIVSRARDLISNRLGCHPNELVFTAGGTESDNLALFGVAEALKEQGRHIITSQIEHHAVLHACEVLEKRGYTITYLPVDPHGRVSLDELRAAIRPDTILISIMFGNNEVGTLQPIEEIGQLAREHSILFHTDAVQALGGVMINCNELPVDMISFSAHKINGPQGIGALYVRQGTKLEPLLHGGLQERKRRAGTENLAGIAGFGKAVELATDKLEQRHNELALLRRHFLEQLEEKAGREAFVINTPLEQSLPHILNVSFPGTTSETMLMNLDMEQIAAASGSACTSGSLELSHVLQAMNLPQNVQQSAIRFSFGLGNTTQEIEQTAQKIATILQRIRK; encoded by the coding sequence ATGACTCCAATCTATCTTGACCATGCTGCTTCTACACCAGTACATCCAGAAGTAGCACAACACATGCTAAATGTAATGACCGGTACACATGGCAATGCGTCCAGCGTCCATTCCTTTGGACGTGCTGCCAAGCAGATCGTCAGTCGAGCGCGCGATCTGATCTCGAATCGACTCGGCTGCCATCCCAATGAACTCGTATTTACAGCAGGCGGCACAGAGAGCGACAATCTGGCATTGTTCGGCGTAGCGGAAGCGCTGAAGGAGCAGGGACGTCATATCATCACATCGCAGATTGAGCATCATGCGGTGCTGCACGCATGTGAGGTGCTAGAGAAGCGTGGGTACACAATCACCTATTTGCCAGTCGATCCACACGGTCGCGTATCGCTAGATGAGCTGCGCGCTGCGATTCGCCCAGATACGATTCTAATCAGCATTATGTTTGGCAATAATGAAGTTGGCACTCTGCAGCCGATTGAGGAGATCGGACAGCTGGCGCGTGAGCATAGCATTCTGTTTCACACGGATGCAGTGCAGGCTCTGGGCGGTGTGATGATCAACTGTAATGAGCTTCCCGTTGATATGATCAGCTTCTCCGCGCATAAGATTAACGGCCCGCAAGGCATCGGTGCGCTGTATGTACGGCAAGGAACCAAGCTGGAGCCGCTGCTGCATGGTGGTTTGCAGGAACGCAAGCGTCGTGCAGGTACTGAGAATCTTGCTGGAATTGCTGGTTTTGGCAAAGCGGTGGAGCTAGCGACCGACAAGCTGGAGCAGCGTCATAACGAGCTGGCATTACTGCGTCGTCATTTTCTGGAGCAGCTGGAAGAGAAGGCAGGCAGAGAAGCATTTGTAATCAATACGCCGCTAGAGCAATCGCTGCCGCATATTCTTAATGTGAGCTTTCCCGGCACGACCAGCGAAACGATGCTCATGAATCTCGATATGGAGCAAATTGCCGCGGCAAGCGGTTCGGCATGCACCTCTGGATCGCTGGAATTATCTCATGTACTACAGGCGATGAATTTACCACAAAATGTACAACAATCGGCGATTCGTTTTAGCTTTGGGCTGGGTAATACTACACAAGAAATTGAACAAACCGCACAGAAAATTGCAACCATTTTACAACGGATACGTAAATGA
- a CDS encoding ATP-binding protein — translation MSDDHEQRRKNLKVIQFDKDANDLVELEKPGITFDDVGGLEEIKKKIRMNFILPLKQPELFAAYGKQAGGSILLYGPPGCGKTFLARAVAGEINASFLHLELQAILSMYVGGSEHNLHDVFEKARAEAPCVLFIDELDALGGSRHTMRQHHDRMLVNQLLLELDGLASFNENVFIIGATNTPWYLDSALRRPGRFNNLLFVSPPEEAERGTILDLKLRDKPAGTINLKKLAASTALFSGADLDQLVRDTTEIALERAMETGEIQPLTDLDFNRALKTRQPSTTEWFATARNYATFSDTNGEYTAVLDYIKKHKIR, via the coding sequence ATGAGCGATGATCACGAGCAACGCCGCAAAAACCTCAAAGTCATTCAATTCGACAAGGACGCCAACGATCTAGTCGAGCTGGAAAAGCCGGGAATCACTTTTGACGATGTAGGCGGGCTAGAAGAGATCAAAAAGAAAATCCGCATGAACTTCATTTTGCCACTCAAGCAGCCAGAGCTATTCGCCGCCTATGGCAAGCAGGCGGGCGGTTCCATTTTGCTGTATGGTCCGCCGGGCTGCGGGAAGACCTTTTTGGCACGGGCAGTCGCGGGCGAGATCAACGCTAGCTTTTTGCATCTGGAACTACAAGCAATTCTGTCTATGTATGTCGGTGGAAGTGAGCATAATTTGCATGATGTGTTTGAAAAGGCTCGTGCGGAAGCGCCATGTGTACTGTTTATCGACGAGTTAGACGCGCTGGGCGGCAGTCGCCACACGATGCGTCAACATCACGACCGAATGCTAGTGAATCAATTGCTGCTGGAACTGGACGGATTGGCAAGCTTTAATGAAAATGTATTTATTATTGGTGCCACCAATACACCGTGGTATCTAGATTCAGCGTTGCGCCGTCCGGGGCGGTTCAACAATCTGCTATTCGTCTCACCGCCAGAGGAAGCAGAACGTGGCACTATTCTTGATTTGAAGCTGCGTGACAAGCCTGCCGGAACGATCAATCTCAAAAAGCTTGCCGCTAGCACCGCCCTCTTTTCCGGTGCAGATCTGGATCAGCTGGTTCGTGATACGACCGAGATCGCGTTGGAGCGGGCGATGGAAACGGGCGAGATTCAGCCGTTGACCGATCTGGATTTTAACCGTGCGCTCAAGACGCGTCAGCCGTCCACCACCGAATGGTTTGCCACAGCACGCAACTATGCTACATTCAGCGATACGAATGGCGAATATACCGCCGTGCTCGATTATATAAAAAAGCACAAAATCCGTTAA
- the cymR gene encoding cysteine metabolism transcriptional regulator CymR produces MKISTKGRYGLTIMMELASRFGEGPTSLKSIAERNQLSEHYLEQLIAPLRNAGLVKSIRGAYGGYILSREPEQITAGEVIRVLEGPVSVVDFTDEDVAAKRHLWMQIRDAIASVIDSTTLKDLISYQDEGAEDNYMFYI; encoded by the coding sequence ATGAAAATTTCAACCAAAGGACGTTACGGTCTGACGATTATGATGGAGCTGGCTTCGCGTTTTGGCGAAGGTCCCACTTCTTTAAAAAGTATTGCTGAGCGAAACCAGCTGTCCGAGCATTATTTGGAGCAACTGATCGCTCCGCTGCGTAATGCGGGTCTGGTGAAAAGTATTCGTGGCGCATACGGCGGCTATATTCTGTCCCGCGAGCCGGAGCAGATTACAGCAGGCGAAGTGATCCGCGTGCTGGAAGGACCGGTTTCGGTCGTTGATTTTACCGATGAGGACGTGGCAGCCAAGCGTCATCTGTGGATGCAAATCCGTGACGCCATCGCCAGCGTGATCGATTCCACCACCCTCAAAGACCTGATCAGTTATCAGGATGAAGGTGCGGAAGACAATTACATGTTCTATATTTGA
- the mnmA gene encoding tRNA 2-thiouridine(34) synthase MnmA: protein MAKAISETRVVVGMSGGVDSSVTALLLKQQGYDVIGIFMKNWDDTDEFGNCTAEDDAEDVRRVCEQIGIPYYTVNFEKEYYDKVFSYFLEEYKNGRTPNPDVMCNREIKFGEFLNKALDLGADYVATGHYARVVDQDGTLTLLRGVDNNKDQTYFLNALNQQQLSKAMFPIGHLPKPEVRRIAAEHDLYTAKKKDSTGVCFIGERNFREFLSNYLPAKSGNMVDIATGEVKGRHDGLMYYTLGQRQGLGIGGSGNGQPWFVADKDLEQNILYVVQGDAHPSMYSTGLIASGINWINGNTPAAGTTVTCTAKFRYRQPDQGVTLTWQEDGTVHVQFDVQQKAITPGQAVVFYDGDVCLGGGTIEVAEKVPYEALV, encoded by the coding sequence ATGGCAAAAGCAATTTCAGAAACACGAGTGGTCGTCGGAATGTCCGGCGGCGTAGATTCTTCGGTTACCGCGCTACTGCTCAAACAGCAGGGGTACGATGTAATCGGTATTTTTATGAAAAACTGGGATGATACCGACGAGTTCGGCAATTGTACCGCCGAGGACGATGCGGAAGATGTACGCCGTGTCTGCGAACAGATCGGTATACCTTACTATACGGTCAATTTTGAAAAGGAATATTACGACAAAGTCTTCTCGTACTTCCTAGAAGAATACAAAAACGGCCGCACACCGAATCCAGATGTTATGTGCAACCGTGAGATCAAATTCGGTGAGTTCCTGAACAAAGCGCTGGATCTGGGTGCGGATTATGTGGCAACCGGTCACTATGCACGCGTTGTAGATCAGGACGGAACACTGACCCTGTTGCGCGGTGTCGACAATAACAAAGATCAAACGTACTTCCTGAACGCGCTCAATCAGCAGCAGCTGTCCAAAGCGATGTTCCCTATCGGTCATCTGCCGAAGCCCGAAGTACGCCGAATCGCAGCAGAGCATGATCTGTACACAGCGAAGAAAAAAGACAGCACTGGCGTTTGCTTTATCGGGGAGCGCAATTTCCGCGAATTCCTGAGCAACTATCTGCCTGCCAAATCTGGCAATATGGTTGATATTGCAACGGGCGAAGTAAAAGGTCGTCACGACGGTCTGATGTACTATACGCTTGGTCAACGTCAAGGTCTCGGCATCGGCGGCTCTGGTAACGGACAACCGTGGTTCGTCGCAGACAAAGATCTGGAGCAAAACATTCTGTACGTCGTACAGGGGGATGCGCATCCAAGTATGTACTCGACTGGTCTGATCGCATCGGGCATCAATTGGATCAACGGCAATACACCGGCTGCTGGCACTACCGTAACCTGCACCGCCAAATTCCGCTATCGTCAACCGGATCAAGGCGTTACACTCACTTGGCAGGAAGACGGCACTGTACATGTTCAATTCGATGTACAGCAAAAAGCAATCACACCGGGACAAGCAGTTGTCTTTTATGATGGCGATGTGTGTCTGGGCGGCGGCACGATTGAAGTTGCTGAAAAAGTACCTTACGAAGCACTGGTGTAA
- the crcB gene encoding fluoride efflux transporter CrcB yields the protein MLINILLVAVGAIFGVLARFLFSSWMKKRWQMEFPLGTFLINLSGSFLLGLLIGSGADHHMQLLIGTGFMGSFTTFSTFKLENMELRLKEKYPTLIWYLGLSYILGIGLAGVGMWLGHRL from the coding sequence ATGCTCATTAATATTCTCTTGGTGGCAGTAGGTGCGATCTTCGGTGTGCTGGCACGCTTTCTATTCTCTAGTTGGATGAAAAAGCGCTGGCAGATGGAGTTTCCGCTGGGAACCTTTTTGATCAATTTGAGCGGCTCCTTTTTGCTTGGACTGCTGATCGGTAGCGGAGCAGACCATCATATGCAGCTGTTGATCGGTACGGGATTCATGGGTAGCTTTACGACCTTTTCTACTTTTAAGCTGGAAAATATGGAATTGCGTCTCAAGGAAAAGTATCCTACGTTGATCTGGTATTTGGGCTTATCGTATATTCTCGGCATCGGGCTTGCGGGTGTGGGGATGTGGTTAGGGCATCGGCTCTAG
- a CDS encoding replication-associated recombination protein A: MDLFSFNEQHNDASDSMGVLADRMRPQSLDEYIGQEDIVGPGKLLRRAIEADQVSSIILYGPPGCGKTTLAHIISKHTQGEFVRLNAVDATVKEVREVIERAHNNKSLYGTKTILFLDEVHRFNSSRQDALLPAVEKGTIIFIGATTENPFHYVNGALMSRSTLFQLHPLNKEHSLIAMHRALEDSDKGLGFMELQVDEPALEHIASMANGDIRRALNALELAALTTPPQSDGTVHLTVEVAEESIRRPTVRADESTQYDVLSAFHKSIRGSSDAALFWFFYAVEKLGMDPMTFIRRLIAASSEDIGLANPQAMVQALGALDAYRTNGWPEAKLNIAQAILFAVESPKSNAVYTAISSAMAAIDEIKSAEVPLHLRDTHYKGAEKLGHEGYQYPHNFPNHYVKQEYLPKHLSGRVFYKATEQGNESKIKLNQERRRGNNK, translated from the coding sequence ATGGATTTGTTCTCCTTTAATGAACAACACAATGATGCGTCTGACAGCATGGGTGTGCTTGCCGATCGGATGCGTCCGCAATCGCTGGATGAGTATATCGGGCAGGAGGATATTGTCGGGCCGGGTAAGCTGCTGCGTCGTGCGATTGAGGCGGATCAGGTATCGTCGATCATCCTGTATGGTCCGCCGGGATGTGGCAAGACGACGCTTGCGCATATCATTTCCAAGCATACTCAGGGCGAGTTTGTTCGTCTGAATGCCGTTGATGCCACAGTCAAAGAAGTGCGTGAAGTTATTGAGCGCGCGCATAACAATAAATCGCTATACGGAACCAAAACGATTCTGTTTCTGGATGAGGTGCATCGGTTTAACAGCTCCCGTCAGGATGCGCTACTGCCAGCAGTAGAGAAGGGTACGATTATCTTTATTGGGGCGACGACGGAGAATCCGTTCCACTATGTGAATGGCGCCTTGATGAGTCGTTCGACGCTGTTCCAGCTACACCCGCTCAACAAGGAGCATTCGCTAATCGCCATGCACCGTGCGCTAGAAGATAGCGACAAAGGATTGGGGTTTATGGAGTTGCAGGTGGATGAACCAGCTCTAGAGCATATCGCTTCGATGGCAAATGGAGATATTCGCCGTGCGCTCAATGCGCTAGAGCTGGCAGCACTGACGACACCGCCGCAGTCAGACGGTACGGTGCATCTGACGGTCGAGGTGGCGGAGGAATCGATCCGTCGTCCAACCGTACGCGCGGATGAGTCGACTCAGTACGATGTATTGTCCGCTTTTCATAAAAGTATTCGCGGTTCCAGTGATGCAGCGCTGTTCTGGTTTTTCTATGCGGTGGAGAAGCTAGGCATGGACCCGATGACCTTTATCCGTCGTCTCATCGCTGCCAGCAGTGAGGATATCGGGCTTGCGAATCCGCAGGCAATGGTGCAAGCACTGGGCGCGCTGGATGCGTATCGTACAAACGGTTGGCCAGAAGCGAAGCTGAATATCGCGCAGGCGATTTTGTTTGCAGTGGAAAGTCCGAAGTCCAATGCGGTGTATACTGCCATTTCCAGTGCGATGGCGGCGATTGATGAGATCAAGTCGGCAGAGGTTCCGCTACATTTGCGGGATACGCATTACAAGGGAGCGGAGAAGCTGGGGCATGAAGGCTACCAGTATCCACATAATTTCCCGAATCATTATGTGAAGCAGGAGTACCTGCCGAAACATCTGTCAGGACGCGTATTTTACAAAGCGACCGAGCAGGGGAATGAGTCGAAGATTAAGCTCAATCAGGAGCGGCGACGGGGTAATAATAAATAG
- the crcB gene encoding fluoride efflux transporter CrcB — translation MLYVLLVICGILGAMCRYLLSMWIPNHGFPFATLLINIIGCFLLAIVMKYIARLPRVSPAWATAIGTGFVGSFTTFSTFSVESIQLLEEGMYGLAMVYVGCSLFGGLLATQFGFYLSQRWLDRREGQQHAH, via the coding sequence ATGCTGTATGTGCTGCTTGTTATATGTGGGATACTAGGTGCGATGTGCCGGTATCTACTCAGTATGTGGATTCCGAATCATGGATTTCCGTTTGCAACATTGTTGATTAATATAATCGGCTGCTTTCTATTGGCGATTGTGATGAAATATATCGCTCGGCTGCCGCGCGTATCGCCTGCATGGGCGACCGCCATCGGGACAGGCTTTGTCGGTTCGTTCACGACCTTTTCGACCTTTAGTGTGGAAAGTATACAGCTGTTAGAAGAGGGGATGTATGGGCTGGCGATGGTCTACGTCGGATGCAGTTTGTTCGGCGGTTTACTGGCGACCCAATTCGGCTTTTACCTAAGTCAGCGCTGGCTGGATCGAAGGGAGGGACAGCAGCATGCTCATTAA
- a CDS encoding LacI family DNA-binding transcriptional regulator codes for MKAKLEDVARLAGVSPTTVSRMMNNRGYVSEATKTKVRSAMEELNYFPNDIARSLFNKRTHLIGLILPTTANPFFGELSFHIENLCAAHGLKVLLCNSLNRIDKEEQYAEMLMRNQVDGIIVGTHNRGILNYKRANLAVVAIDRYLSDTIPVVSSDNYEGGRLATQRLIDGGCQHIIHFNGPAELETPAQLRRKAFEDVMQQHGLPHHTYEIELPLDRDDQLKHIRLALDEHPEVDGIFASNDMIAASVIYEAGVRGIRIPEDLKLVGYDGTNVISSAIPQLTTIRQPIEEIARTAIEVLLREIDGEFDEAQRQTILPVALYDGSTA; via the coding sequence ATGAAAGCCAAGCTGGAAGATGTTGCCCGACTCGCCGGCGTCTCGCCGACAACAGTGTCGCGCATGATGAACAACCGAGGTTATGTCAGTGAAGCAACCAAAACCAAAGTACGTAGCGCAATGGAGGAATTGAATTATTTTCCTAACGATATTGCGCGTTCGCTATTCAACAAGCGTACCCATCTGATCGGACTGATCCTGCCAACGACAGCGAATCCGTTTTTTGGAGAGCTGTCGTTTCATATTGAGAATCTATGTGCTGCGCATGGGCTAAAAGTGCTGCTGTGCAACAGCTTGAATCGAATCGACAAGGAAGAACAATATGCCGAGATGCTGATGCGCAATCAGGTGGATGGCATTATTGTCGGTACGCATAACCGAGGGATTTTGAATTATAAACGTGCCAATTTGGCGGTAGTTGCCATCGACCGTTATTTGTCCGATACGATTCCGGTAGTCAGTTCCGACAATTATGAGGGTGGACGACTGGCAACACAGCGCTTGATCGACGGCGGCTGTCAGCATATTATCCATTTTAACGGACCTGCCGAGTTGGAAACCCCTGCACAGCTGCGCCGCAAGGCTTTTGAGGATGTGATGCAGCAGCATGGATTGCCGCATCATACGTATGAGATTGAATTGCCACTCGATCGGGACGATCAGTTAAAGCACATTCGCCTTGCCTTGGACGAGCATCCTGAAGTGGATGGCATATTCGCCAGCAATGATATGATTGCAGCGTCGGTTATATACGAAGCCGGTGTACGCGGTATCCGTATTCCAGAGGATCTGAAATTGGTCGGTTATGACGGCACAAATGTGATCTCGTCTGCGATTCCGCAGCTGACTACGATCCGTCAGCCGATTGAAGAGATTGCACGCACTGCCATTGAAGTATTATTGCGTGAAATTGACGGTGAATTTGATGAAGCCCAGCGGCAGACGATTTTGCCTGTAGCATTGTATGACGGCTCCACCGCTTAA